TTGACGCGGGGTGAGGCGGGGGGCTCACAGGCCGGCCCTCGTTCTTTTCCCCAGGGCGATGGTGCTTATCGTGCACGGCTTCCCTTCCGCCGTGGCCGCCCTTAGGGTAAGAAAGGAGACGGGGACGGTGGGAGAATGGGCTGGGGCTTCGGGCCTTCCCCTGGCGGCCCCCTTCCTGGGGCGTCCCTGAAGCCCCTACTCTCCGCCCGCAGTTCGAGTGGGCCTGGCAGCACCCGCAAGCCTCACGCCGCCTGGCTCACGTGGGCCCGCGCCTGCGCAGCGAGGCCGCCTTCGCTTTCCACCTGCGCGTGCTGGCGCACATGCTGCGCGTGCCGCCTTGGGTGCGCCTCCCGCTCACCGTGTGCTGGCTGCGCGCCGACTTCCGATGTGACCTCTGCCCACCGCCACCGCCGCACATGCCGCTGACCTTTGGGCCTCCGCCGCCCCGCGCCGCGGCCCCGAAGCGCCGTGCCGGACCCTTAGCTGACCTGGAGTCCGAGCCTGACCAAGATGCCGAGGCCTGCTGCGCCCTGTGCGCGCGCTCCTTCCAGGTGAGCGGCTCCACCTGGCCTTCAGGGTTCAGACGACTTGGGATCCAGCTGTTTATTGAGGGACCGGGCAGCCCACTAA
This sequence is a window from Prionailurus viverrinus isolate Anna chromosome E3, UM_Priviv_1.0, whole genome shotgun sequence. Protein-coding genes within it:
- the SLX1A gene encoding structure-specific endonuclease subunit SLX1 isoform X1, translated to MGPGGDAARPGRFFGVYLLYCLNPRHRGRVYVGFTVNPTRRVQQHNGGRKKGGAWRTSGRGPWAMVLIVHGFPSAVAALRFEWAWQHPQASRRLAHVGPRLRSEAAFAFHLRVLAHMLRVPPWVRLPLTVCWLRADFRCDLCPPPPPHMPLTFGPPPPRAAAPKRRAGPLADLESEPDQDAEACCALCARSFQVSGSTWPSGFRRLGIQLFIEGPGSPLTPFALVSQMGMSLLAAIPQNQYPPAQGLCLSPLTVRLFPRLSVFIKCHLPLLHEVFLGSPSKTAILSCTLPCLFFFFF
- the SLX1A gene encoding structure-specific endonuclease subunit SLX1 isoform X3, yielding MHLREGGGASRTRFEAWHEDFTLRAMVLIVHGFPSAVAALRFEWAWQHPQASRRLAHVGPRLRSEAAFAFHLRVLAHMLRVPPWVRLPLTVCWLRADFRCDLCPPPPPHMPLTFGPPPPRAAAPKRRAGPLADLESEPDQDAEACCALCARSFQVSGSTWPSGFRRLGIQLFIEGPGSPLTPFALVSQMGMSLLAAIPQNQYPPAQGLCLSPLTVRLFPRLSVFIKCHLPLLHEVFLGSPSKTAILSCTLPCLFFFFF